In Streptomyces longhuiensis, the following proteins share a genomic window:
- a CDS encoding NAD(P)/FAD-dependent oxidoreductase, with protein MAARAMNRGTDWIKSLADAKPLSYWLDDPGRPGARPALTGDERCDLLVVGGGYSGLWTALLAKERDPGRDVVLLEGQEVGWAASGRNGGFCAASLTHGVANGLARWPGEIGKLEELGNRNLDAIEDAVARYSIDCDFERTGELDVATEPHQVTELREFHQELTEAGLAGGTELLDADATREQVDSPTFLGALYDRRGVAMLHPAKLAWGLKQACLDLGVRFYEHTPALELSSSGAGTAVRTPYGRVFSQHVALGTNVFPSLVKRVRSYTVPVYDYALMTEPLTDDQLASIGWKNRQGLGDSANQFHYFRLSADNRILWGGYDAIYPYGGRVRAEYDHRPETYAKLAGQFFTCFPQLEGVRFSHAWGGAIDTCSRFSAFFGTAHKGRVAYAAGYTGLGVGATRFGADVMLDLLSGERTERTELEMVRTKPLPFPPEPFAYTGIALTKWSLARADDNGGRRNLWLKAMDKAGLGFDS; from the coding sequence ATGGCCGCACGTGCCATGAACCGTGGTACCGACTGGATCAAGTCACTGGCGGACGCCAAGCCGCTGTCCTACTGGCTGGACGACCCCGGCAGGCCCGGGGCCCGGCCGGCGCTCACCGGTGACGAACGCTGCGACCTGCTGGTCGTCGGCGGCGGCTACAGCGGACTGTGGACCGCGCTCCTCGCCAAGGAGCGCGACCCCGGGCGCGATGTGGTCCTGCTCGAAGGGCAGGAGGTGGGCTGGGCGGCGTCCGGCCGCAACGGTGGCTTCTGTGCCGCCTCCCTCACGCACGGCGTCGCGAACGGCCTGGCCCGCTGGCCGGGCGAGATCGGGAAGCTGGAGGAGCTCGGCAACCGCAACCTCGACGCGATCGAGGACGCGGTCGCCCGCTACTCCATCGACTGCGACTTCGAGCGCACCGGCGAACTGGACGTGGCCACCGAGCCGCACCAGGTCACCGAACTCCGGGAGTTCCACCAGGAACTGACCGAGGCCGGGCTCGCCGGCGGCACCGAGTTGCTCGACGCCGACGCGACCCGCGAACAGGTCGACTCGCCGACCTTCCTCGGCGCCCTGTACGACCGGCGCGGCGTCGCGATGCTGCACCCCGCCAAGCTCGCCTGGGGCCTCAAGCAGGCCTGCCTCGACCTCGGCGTGCGCTTCTACGAGCACACCCCGGCGCTCGAGCTCTCCTCGTCCGGCGCCGGGACCGCGGTCCGCACCCCCTACGGGCGCGTCTTCTCCCAGCACGTCGCGCTCGGCACGAACGTCTTCCCGTCCCTGGTCAAGCGCGTGCGCTCGTACACCGTCCCGGTCTACGACTACGCGCTGATGACCGAGCCCCTGACCGACGACCAGCTGGCCTCCATCGGCTGGAAGAACCGCCAGGGCCTCGGCGACTCGGCCAACCAGTTCCACTACTTCCGGCTGTCCGCGGACAACCGGATCCTGTGGGGCGGCTACGACGCGATCTATCCGTACGGCGGCCGGGTGCGCGCCGAGTACGACCACAGGCCCGAGACGTACGCGAAGCTCGCCGGCCAGTTCTTCACCTGCTTCCCGCAGCTGGAGGGGGTCCGCTTCAGCCACGCGTGGGGCGGCGCGATCGACACGTGCTCCCGCTTCTCGGCGTTCTTCGGCACGGCCCACAAGGGCCGCGTCGCGTACGCCGCCGGGTACACCGGCCTCGGCGTGGGCGCTACCCGCTTCGGCGCGGACGTGATGCTCGACCTGCTCTCCGGCGAGCGCACGGAGCGTACGGAACTGGAGATGGTCCGCACGAAGCCGCTGCCCTTCCCGCCCGAGCCGTTCGCCTACACCGGGATCGCGCTCACCAAGTGGTCCCTGGCGCGCGCCGACGACAACGGCGGCCGGCGCAACCTGTGGCTGAAGGCGATGGACAAGGCGGGCCTCGGCTTCGACAGCTGA
- a CDS encoding phosphatase PAP2 family protein, whose product MRQPGQIGRLGTTPPVPGRPTVFRWAAVLSALLFLFLTWQIVADGALRRADERLGDAIGSSRLPKRAAELLADLGNITVALPVLAAVLGYAAWRARRDGVPRWWTRPATAALTMAAVPLLVVPVKETVARTGPAVMGPGTGFYPSGHATTAAVAYGACLLLLLPYVRGAYVRRELVIGYTVLNAAVGFGLVRRGYHWPLDVVGGWCLSVVLLYVMCAVWAGRAPRG is encoded by the coding sequence GTGCGGCAGCCCGGTCAGATCGGCCGCCTCGGAACTACCCCCCCTGTTCCGGGGCGGCCGACCGTTTTCCGCTGGGCCGCCGTTCTGAGCGCCCTGCTCTTCCTCTTCCTCACCTGGCAGATCGTCGCCGACGGTGCGCTGCGCCGCGCGGACGAACGCCTCGGGGACGCGATCGGGTCCAGCCGCCTGCCGAAGCGGGCCGCCGAGCTCCTCGCCGACCTCGGCAACATCACCGTCGCGCTCCCGGTCCTCGCCGCCGTCCTCGGCTACGCCGCCTGGCGCGCCCGCCGCGACGGCGTGCCCCGCTGGTGGACGCGCCCCGCCACCGCCGCGCTCACGATGGCCGCCGTCCCGCTCCTGGTCGTCCCGGTCAAGGAGACCGTCGCCCGGACGGGCCCGGCCGTGATGGGCCCCGGCACCGGCTTCTACCCGTCGGGACACGCGACGACGGCGGCGGTCGCGTACGGCGCCTGCCTGCTCCTCCTGCTGCCGTACGTGCGCGGCGCCTACGTGCGCCGCGAACTCGTCATCGGCTACACCGTCCTGAACGCGGCCGTGGGTTTCGGTCTGGTGCGGCGCGGCTACCACTGGCCGCTGGACGTCGTCGGCGGCTGGTGCCTCTCGGTGGTCCTGCTGTACGTGATGTGCGCCGTGTGGGCGGGCCGGGCGCCACGCGGCTGA